From one Anoplolepis gracilipes chromosome 10, ASM4749672v1, whole genome shotgun sequence genomic stretch:
- the LOC140670693 gene encoding uncharacterized protein, with translation MALNHIQEILKNNGSSCENFELPNPIPVNIYETEYNVDEEKRRGDYLLSTLNDEQKHVYDIVIRAIYNENEPQRLFYIDGFAGSGKTYLFNTFLSVIRGKNEMIIPCASTVIAALLKGGRTYHSLFKLSIPIDDGAKSNIRGNTQAARKLISAKLIIWDEVNMTVGHALTAVDKLLKDLMKNQRPFGGKVILFAGDFRQNLPVVPHAQKAVIIESVKYNPIWRNVTEIKLEQNMESRELEKKKILHIG, from the coding sequence ATGGCTTTAAATCATATACaagaaattctgaaaaataatggAAGTAGTTGTGAAAACTTTGAATTGCCAAATCCAATTCCAGTGAATATTTACGAAACAGAATATAATGTGGATGAAGAAAAAAGACGtggtgattatttattatcaacattAAATGATGAACAAAAACACGTATATGATATAGTCATTAGAGCAATTTACAATGAGAACGAACCTCAGcggttattttatattgacggGTTTGCAGGAAGTGgaaaaacttatctatttaacacatttttgaGTGTTATTCGAGGAAAAAACGAGATGATTATTCCATGTGCTTCAACTGTCATTGCTGCACTTCTTAAAGGAGGAAGAACTTATCATTCTCTGTTTAAACTTTCAATTCCAATTGATGATGGAGCTAAATCAAATATCAGAGGAAACACTCAGGCTGCACGAAAATTGATCTCTGCAAAACTCATCATATGGGATGAAGTGAATATGACTGTTGGACATGCCTTAACAGCAGTTGATAAACTCTTGAAGGATCTAATGAAGAATCAAAGACCATTTGGaggaaaagtaattttatttgcaggaGATTTCAGACAAAATCTTCCCGTAGTGCCACATGCACAAAAAGCAGTTATAATTGAATCTGTAAAATACAATCCTATATGGAGGAATGTAACTGAGATTAAATTAGAGCAGAATATGGAGAGCAGAGAActggagaagaaaaagattttgcaTATTGGCTAA